One Poecilia reticulata strain Guanapo linkage group LG4, Guppy_female_1.0+MT, whole genome shotgun sequence genomic window carries:
- the usp1 gene encoding ubiquitin carboxyl-terminal hydrolase 1 isoform X2, with the protein MSGLLAENAGAGQGSPVKRNKLSLKFFQKKDTKRALDFSEPQAEEAKTLEQEDSPASCDQVVYGPAPCPSSPGLPIPCEKRENLVPFVGLNNLGNTCYLNSILQVLYYCPGFREGVKKLYDLSKRPEKPKDEIAKNEESQQSECVSETVPAHIELLGSFSSLMTSVEQLQSSFLLNPDGFSEGELATPPRKILHTIRQLNPMYEGYLQHDAQEVLQCILGYIQEACDTIRKEQELEGKEEEDDEDVKTENGVPSDSSFSGPESRASVDEDGQVSGKRKSDTEVGNAKKKPKSKKSENAEENVCRNKPFTRSKRKSSSDITVDSAQSKEGDQEEEEEEKKNLNPDEEKDEKASSKETSGKRKKRGTLGWLRSSGKQPSIFSKFCSVGKISSTNPKLLNKSEPENGPSEEPKRKSTQQSAARKSAKGQTEKRQDVLGLMEKLFQGRLVLRTRCLECESFTERREDFQDISVPVLDDQPTSPEDLSDVSPDPKPEMKTLTWAISQFASVERIVGEDKYFCETCHHYTEAERSLLFDKTPEVITIHLKRFSASSLEVDPYAGLSKVNTPLQTPLTLSLNEWCTKPSAATGQQYELFAVVMHSGVTISSGHYTTYIRMSDLKDVKVWLQDKKEKVSEEDVKESKEEAQTDENAAFDDGEVSVSLSTRGQRRAGLASTKSGSKKLLEGGVGLLGGQRSLPSCELGSGSKAANRDAAEGSKRRKTLSSSSQNGGGLKKEPEGAAVAPPGGMEAAEQQALTSLLEYEGKWLLFDDSEVRLFEEEDFLRACSPETCSSSTPYLLFYKRIPEP; encoded by the exons ATGTCAGGTCTGCTGGCTGAGAATGCTGGAGCAGGACAGGGGAGTCCTGTGAAAAGGAACAAACTTTCCTTAAAGTTCTTCCAGAAGAAGGACACAAAACGAGCTCTGGATTTCTCCGAACCTCAAGCAGAAGAGGCCAAAACACTAGAACAAGAAGATTCTCCAGCCAG CTGTGATCAGGTGGTCTATGGCCCCGCCCCCTGTCCATCTTCACCTGGCCTTCCAATCCCATGTGAGAAGAGAGAGAACCTGGTGCCTTTTGTGGGTCTCAATAACCTTGGCAACACCTGCTACTTAAACAGCATCTTGCAG GTTCTGTATTACTGCCCTGGGTTCAGAGAAGGGGTCAAGAAGCTGTACGACCTTTCTAAAAGACCAGAGAAACCAAAGGACGAAATTGCTAAAAATGAAGAG agTCAGCAGTCAGAGTGTGTGTCTGAGACTGTGCCGGCTCACATCGAGCTCCTTGGGAGCTTCAGCAGCCTGATGACCTCAGTGGAGCAGCTGCAGTCCAGCTTCCTGCTCAACCCTGATGGCTTCAGCGAGGGAgagctggccacgccccctcgCAAAATACTTCACACCATCAG GCAGCTGAACCCTATGTATGAAGGCTATCTCCAGCATGATGCTCAGGAGGTTTTGCAGTGCATCCTGGGATACATTCAGGAGGCCTGTGACACTATCAGAAAAGAGCAGGAGCTGgaggggaaggaggaggaggacgacgaaGACGTTAAAACGGAGAATGGCGTTCCCTCGGATTCCAGTTTCTCTGGGCCGGAATCGAGAGCTTCCGTGGACGAGGACGGACAAGTCAGCGGAAAGAGGAAGAGCGACACAGAGGTGGGAAACGCCAAGAAGAAGCCCAAGTCTAAGAAGTCTGAGAACGCTGAGGAAAATGTCTGTAGAAACAAACCCTTCACTCGCTCCAAGAGGAAGTCCTCCAGTGACATCACCGTGGACAGCGCTCAGAGTAAAGAGGGAgaccaggaggaggaggaggaggaaaagaagaatCTGAATCCCGATGAAGAGAAGGATGAAAAAGCATCCAGTAAAGAGACAAGCGGGAAAAGGAAGAAGAGAGGTACTCTCGGTTGGCTGAGATCCTCTGGAAAGCAGCCGAGTATTTTCTCAAAGTTCTGCAGCGTCGGGAAGATCAGCTCTACAAATCCAAAACTTCTGAACAAATCCGAGCCAGAGAATGGACCGTCGGAGGAGCCAAAACGGAAAAGCACTCAACAGTCTGCAGCAAGGAAGTCAGCTAAAGGTCAAACAGAGAAACGACAAG ACGTTCTGGGCCTGATGGAGAAACTGTTCCAGGGCCGACTGGTGCTGAGGACTCGCTGTCTGGAGTGTGAGAGCTTCACAGAGCGGAGAGAGGACTTCCAGGACATCAGCGTCCCGGTGCTGGACGACCAGCCCACCAGTCCAGAGGACCTATCTGACG TCTCTCCAGACCCGAAGCCTGAGATGAAGACCTTGACGTGGGCCATTTCTCAGTTTGCCTCTGTGGAGCGCATCGTTGGTGAAGATAAATACTTCTGTGAAACCTGTCATCACTACACGGAGGCTGAACGGAGTCTGCTGTTTGACAAAACTCCTGAAGTCATCACTATTCACCTGAAGCGCTTCTCTGCCAGCAGCTTGGA GGTGGATCCGTACGCAGGCCTCTCGAAAGTCAACACTCCCTTACAGACGCCCCTCACCCTGTCTCTGAACGAGTGGTGCACAAAGCCGTCGGCTGCTACAGGGCAGCAGTACGAACTGTTTGCTGTGGTCATGCATAGCGGCGTCACCATCAGCAGCGGCCACTACACCACCTACATCCGCATGTCCGATCTGAAGGATGTGAAGGTCTGGCTGCAGGACAAGAAAGAAAAGGTTTCTGAGGAGGATGTAAAGGAGAGCAAAGAGGAAGCACAAACAGATGAAAACGCAGCCTTCGACGATGGCGAGGTGTCGGTCAGCCTGAGTACAAGGGGGCAGCGGCGAGCGGGTTTGGCTAGCACTAAATCAGGGAGCAAAAAGCTTTTGGAGGGAGGTGTTGGACTCCTGGGGGGACAGAGGAGTTTGCCCAGTTGTGAGCTGGGAAGCGGCAGCAAAGCAGCTAACCGTGACGCAGCGGAGGGATCTAAACGGAGAAAGACGCTAAGCAGCTCCAGCCAGAACGGAGGCGGACTCAAAAAGGAACCAGAGGGCGCGGCAGTGGCTCCCCCTGGTGGGATGgaggcagcagagcagcaaGCATTAACCAGCCTGCTGGAGTATGAGGGGAAATGGCTGCTGTTTGATGACTCTGAAGTGCGTCTGTTTGAGGAGGAGGACTTCCTGCGAGCCTGTTCTCCTGAAACGTGCTCCTCATCCACACCGTACCTGCTGTTCTACAAAAGGATCCCCGAGCCCTGA
- the usp1 gene encoding ubiquitin carboxyl-terminal hydrolase 1 isoform X1, producing the protein MSGLLAENAGAGQGSPVKRNKLSLKFFQKKDTKRALDFSEPQAEEAKTLEQEDSPASCDQVVYGPAPCPSSPGLPIPCEKRENLVPFVGLNNLGNTCYLNSILQVLYYCPGFREGVKKLYDLSKRPEKPKDEIAKNEELQSQQSECVSETVPAHIELLGSFSSLMTSVEQLQSSFLLNPDGFSEGELATPPRKILHTIRQLNPMYEGYLQHDAQEVLQCILGYIQEACDTIRKEQELEGKEEEDDEDVKTENGVPSDSSFSGPESRASVDEDGQVSGKRKSDTEVGNAKKKPKSKKSENAEENVCRNKPFTRSKRKSSSDITVDSAQSKEGDQEEEEEEKKNLNPDEEKDEKASSKETSGKRKKRGTLGWLRSSGKQPSIFSKFCSVGKISSTNPKLLNKSEPENGPSEEPKRKSTQQSAARKSAKGQTEKRQDVLGLMEKLFQGRLVLRTRCLECESFTERREDFQDISVPVLDDQPTSPEDLSDVSPDPKPEMKTLTWAISQFASVERIVGEDKYFCETCHHYTEAERSLLFDKTPEVITIHLKRFSASSLEVDPYAGLSKVNTPLQTPLTLSLNEWCTKPSAATGQQYELFAVVMHSGVTISSGHYTTYIRMSDLKDVKVWLQDKKEKVSEEDVKESKEEAQTDENAAFDDGEVSVSLSTRGQRRAGLASTKSGSKKLLEGGVGLLGGQRSLPSCELGSGSKAANRDAAEGSKRRKTLSSSSQNGGGLKKEPEGAAVAPPGGMEAAEQQALTSLLEYEGKWLLFDDSEVRLFEEEDFLRACSPETCSSSTPYLLFYKRIPEP; encoded by the exons ATGTCAGGTCTGCTGGCTGAGAATGCTGGAGCAGGACAGGGGAGTCCTGTGAAAAGGAACAAACTTTCCTTAAAGTTCTTCCAGAAGAAGGACACAAAACGAGCTCTGGATTTCTCCGAACCTCAAGCAGAAGAGGCCAAAACACTAGAACAAGAAGATTCTCCAGCCAG CTGTGATCAGGTGGTCTATGGCCCCGCCCCCTGTCCATCTTCACCTGGCCTTCCAATCCCATGTGAGAAGAGAGAGAACCTGGTGCCTTTTGTGGGTCTCAATAACCTTGGCAACACCTGCTACTTAAACAGCATCTTGCAG GTTCTGTATTACTGCCCTGGGTTCAGAGAAGGGGTCAAGAAGCTGTACGACCTTTCTAAAAGACCAGAGAAACCAAAGGACGAAATTGCTAAAAATGAAGAG cttcagagTCAGCAGTCAGAGTGTGTGTCTGAGACTGTGCCGGCTCACATCGAGCTCCTTGGGAGCTTCAGCAGCCTGATGACCTCAGTGGAGCAGCTGCAGTCCAGCTTCCTGCTCAACCCTGATGGCTTCAGCGAGGGAgagctggccacgccccctcgCAAAATACTTCACACCATCAG GCAGCTGAACCCTATGTATGAAGGCTATCTCCAGCATGATGCTCAGGAGGTTTTGCAGTGCATCCTGGGATACATTCAGGAGGCCTGTGACACTATCAGAAAAGAGCAGGAGCTGgaggggaaggaggaggaggacgacgaaGACGTTAAAACGGAGAATGGCGTTCCCTCGGATTCCAGTTTCTCTGGGCCGGAATCGAGAGCTTCCGTGGACGAGGACGGACAAGTCAGCGGAAAGAGGAAGAGCGACACAGAGGTGGGAAACGCCAAGAAGAAGCCCAAGTCTAAGAAGTCTGAGAACGCTGAGGAAAATGTCTGTAGAAACAAACCCTTCACTCGCTCCAAGAGGAAGTCCTCCAGTGACATCACCGTGGACAGCGCTCAGAGTAAAGAGGGAgaccaggaggaggaggaggaggaaaagaagaatCTGAATCCCGATGAAGAGAAGGATGAAAAAGCATCCAGTAAAGAGACAAGCGGGAAAAGGAAGAAGAGAGGTACTCTCGGTTGGCTGAGATCCTCTGGAAAGCAGCCGAGTATTTTCTCAAAGTTCTGCAGCGTCGGGAAGATCAGCTCTACAAATCCAAAACTTCTGAACAAATCCGAGCCAGAGAATGGACCGTCGGAGGAGCCAAAACGGAAAAGCACTCAACAGTCTGCAGCAAGGAAGTCAGCTAAAGGTCAAACAGAGAAACGACAAG ACGTTCTGGGCCTGATGGAGAAACTGTTCCAGGGCCGACTGGTGCTGAGGACTCGCTGTCTGGAGTGTGAGAGCTTCACAGAGCGGAGAGAGGACTTCCAGGACATCAGCGTCCCGGTGCTGGACGACCAGCCCACCAGTCCAGAGGACCTATCTGACG TCTCTCCAGACCCGAAGCCTGAGATGAAGACCTTGACGTGGGCCATTTCTCAGTTTGCCTCTGTGGAGCGCATCGTTGGTGAAGATAAATACTTCTGTGAAACCTGTCATCACTACACGGAGGCTGAACGGAGTCTGCTGTTTGACAAAACTCCTGAAGTCATCACTATTCACCTGAAGCGCTTCTCTGCCAGCAGCTTGGA GGTGGATCCGTACGCAGGCCTCTCGAAAGTCAACACTCCCTTACAGACGCCCCTCACCCTGTCTCTGAACGAGTGGTGCACAAAGCCGTCGGCTGCTACAGGGCAGCAGTACGAACTGTTTGCTGTGGTCATGCATAGCGGCGTCACCATCAGCAGCGGCCACTACACCACCTACATCCGCATGTCCGATCTGAAGGATGTGAAGGTCTGGCTGCAGGACAAGAAAGAAAAGGTTTCTGAGGAGGATGTAAAGGAGAGCAAAGAGGAAGCACAAACAGATGAAAACGCAGCCTTCGACGATGGCGAGGTGTCGGTCAGCCTGAGTACAAGGGGGCAGCGGCGAGCGGGTTTGGCTAGCACTAAATCAGGGAGCAAAAAGCTTTTGGAGGGAGGTGTTGGACTCCTGGGGGGACAGAGGAGTTTGCCCAGTTGTGAGCTGGGAAGCGGCAGCAAAGCAGCTAACCGTGACGCAGCGGAGGGATCTAAACGGAGAAAGACGCTAAGCAGCTCCAGCCAGAACGGAGGCGGACTCAAAAAGGAACCAGAGGGCGCGGCAGTGGCTCCCCCTGGTGGGATGgaggcagcagagcagcaaGCATTAACCAGCCTGCTGGAGTATGAGGGGAAATGGCTGCTGTTTGATGACTCTGAAGTGCGTCTGTTTGAGGAGGAGGACTTCCTGCGAGCCTGTTCTCCTGAAACGTGCTCCTCATCCACACCGTACCTGCTGTTCTACAAAAGGATCCCCGAGCCCTGA